The nucleotide sequence TGGCCAGCACCCGCTGCACCTCTCGGACGAGGGTGCTACCCGCGTGGTCGATGGTCCGTTCGCCGAGCAGGCGGATTTCCGCGAGGGCGGGATCGTCGGGGTTGAGGAAGGTGTGGGTGGAATCCGCCGCATCAGCGGCCCGGAGCGAGATCGGAGCCAGCAAAACCAAAGCCAGCGAAAGAACGACGGGGTAGGATCGTGCCTTCATGGCACGATGGTACTCTTTATTCCCGCGGCGGGCTTCGCAGATCTTGCGAAAGCGTCGGCATCCCGGGGGACGCCGCCGTCCCGGTCCTGCCCCTTACTTGGCCGGTTCGGTGACCTTGCGCACGGGGAGGCCGGCTTCCTGCCAGCCCTTGAAGCCGCCGGCGTTGGCGACCTTGTGCCCTTGGGCGGCGAGGGCCTGCGCCACCACCCCGGAGCGTTTGCCGGAGCGGCAGTAGGTGATGATCTGTTTGTCACCCACCTGGGCGAGGAAAGCCTTCCAGTCGCCGATCTGGCCCTCGTCAAATTCGCTTTTCGGAAGCAACACGGCCGGGGCGGCGACCCCGGTGTCGGCCCATTCCGACGGTTCGCGGACATCGATGAGGACGGCCTTGCCCTCGGCCACGAGTCGGGCGGCCTCGGCCGGGGTCAGGGTGGAAACTTCGGCGCCGAAGATGGAGGAAAACAAGCTGAGCATGGCAATGAGCGGGAGGAGCTTCTTCATGGGAGGCAAGATGCCCGGTCCGCGCGCCGGCGCAAGTCCGGGCCCGGAGCGCGGGAAGGGGTCAGGCCGGGCGGCGCGCGAGGACCTGGACCACGGCACCGCGGCCGGTGTGGCCGTCGCCTTCGATGATATCGCGCTCAAGCTCGTCCCCGTGGAGGAACTCCAGGCCAGGCAGTTCCCCGCGCAGGGTGGCGAGGGTCGGCAGCAGCGTTACCTCGCGCGGGCCGCCGGTGTGGAAGGCGAGTTGGGCGGGGCTGTAGCACTCGAGGACGAACATCCCGCCGGGGAGCAGGCCGACGACCGCCCGCGCGAGCACCGTGGCGCGAAGGGCGGGCGGGAGGTGCATGAAGATCGCGACGATGCCAGCCCAGGTGCCAGGGGAGAGCGGGAAGTCGGCGAGGTCCGCTACGATCGTCGTCAGGGGCACGGCGTTTTTCTCCGCCAGCGCGGCGGCCTTGGCGAGACCGGTGGCGGATTGGTCCACGGCGGTGACGGCGTGGCCGCGGCGGGCGAGGTGGACGGCGTTGCGGCCCTCGCCTTCGGCGAGGCAGAGGACCGGCCCGGGCGGGATCCGGTCGGCGACGGCGGCGAGGAACTCATTGGGGGACGTGCCGTAGAGGTAGCCGGTGGCGGCGCCATAGCGCTGATCCCAGAAGGAGGCGTCGTAGTTCGGTTTCATGACAGGGCGTTGAAGATCCAGCCGACGAGGGTCGTGCCGACCAGCACGATGGCGGAGAAGACGAGCAGCAGGCGAACGCTCATGACGCTGCGGAGCATGATCAGCTCGGGCAGGGAGACGCCGACGGCCGAGAGCAGGAAGGCCAGCGCGGTGCCGAGCGGCACACCCTTGGCCACGAAGGCGTCGAGCAGCGGCACGGTGGCGTTGGCGCTGAGGTAGAGGGGCAGTCCGGCGAGGGAGGCGAGCGGCACGGTCCACGCACCGGTGCCGGCGAACAGGCGTTCGAAGAATCCGGCGGGCACGAAACCGTGCAGGCCGGCGCCGAGCGCGAGCGAAGCCAGGAGCCAAGGCAGGATCCGGCGGAGAATGCGGAGGCTGGTGGCCGCGGCGTCGCGCAGGCGGGCGCGCCAGCCGGAGGGTGGAAGATCGTCCTCGTCCGTCGCGACCGGGGCCAGGGCCGCGGGCGTGAGCCAGCGCTCGGCGCGCATGAACGTGAGGGCCAGGCCGCCGAAGATGCCGAGGGCGATGCCGACCCCGGCGTAGGTGAAGGCGAATTTCCAGCCGAAGGTGGCGCCGAGCAGGGCCACCGCGATCTCGTTGACGATGGGCGAGGTGATGAGGAAGGCGAAGGCCACGCCGATCGGGAAGCGGGCCTGGATAAAGCCGAGAAAGACCGGGACCGAGGAGCAGGAGCAGAACGGGGTGAGGGCGCCAAAGGCCGCGGCGGCCGGATACCCGAGGAACCGCCCGCCGGGCCGCTCCAGCCAGGCACGGATTCTCTCCAGGGGCAGGGCGCCGCGCACGAGAGCCATGATGAAAGCCACGACCAGAATCAGGGCCACGATCTTCTGGAGATCGTAGACGAAGAAGTGCAGGGCCGCGCCGGCGCCGCGCGCGGCGTCGAGCCCCGTGAGCGCCACGGCGCGGTCGGCGGTCCATTCAGCCCAGGTCCACATGATCAGCAGAGTTTAGCCAATCCCGGACGGGCGGCCACGCGGATCTTGCGGGAAACCGGCGGGCGGAGGCCGGCCTCACTCGTCCTTCAGCTTGCAGGAGCTGAGGCCGAAAGGCAGGTAGGCCGGGCAGAAACGGAAGATGCCCGTCAGAATCGGCACGATGCCGATCAGGCCGAGCCAGCTCTTGAAGTAGAAGCCGGCGCCGAGAATGGCGATACCGGCGAGGATACGGAGGATGCGGTCAATGCCGCCAACGTTGGGTTTCATGGGTGGGGGGATGGGGGTTGGATGGACGGGACAGGGTCAGGTGCGCGGGCGGCAGACGGGCCAGCCGGCACGGTCAAGGGAGGCGAGGGAGCCGGCGTTGCGGGCGGTGAAGCCCTCGCGCCGCAGGAGGGCGGAGGCCACGGCGGAGCGGGCGCCGGACTGGCAGTAGAGGAGCAACTCCTTGTCGCGGTTTTTTTCGAGGAAGGTGCGCCATTGGCTGCGCGGACCGCGCAGGTCGCTCAGGGGCAGGAGGGCGGCCTGCTTGGCCGTGCCGGCGGTCCACTCGGCGGGTTCGCGCACGTCCACGAGCACGGCGGTGCCGGCTTTGAGGGCGGCGTGCAGGGCCTCGGGCAGGATCTCGGGGCGGGCGCGCCAGAAGGTCCAGGCGACGAAGGCGCCGGCGAGAATGAGGAACAGGACAGGCAGGTTCATGGCGAAGGCACGGGGCACTCGGCCGGGGCGGCGCCGGCAGGCGGGTCATGGCGGATGTTCATCATGTAGTAGAGCACCGGCACGGCGAAGCGGCTGATGAGGAGGGAGGCGACCTCGCCGGCCATGAGGGAGAGGGCCAGGCCCTGGAAGATCGGGTCGGCGAGAATGACCGAGGCGCCGACGATGACGGCCAGCGCGGTGAGGAGCATCGGGCGGAAGCGCACGGCGCCGGCCTCGACCACGGCCTCGGCCAGCGGCAGGCCCTGGGCGCGGCGGAGCTCGATGAAATCAACGAGGATGATCGAGTTGCGCACCACGATGCCCGCGCCGGCCATGAAGCCGATCATTGAGGTGGCGGTGAAGAAGGCGCCCATCGCGGCGTGGGCCGGCAGGATGCCGATCAACGACAGCGGAATCACGATCATGATGAGGAAGGGCGTGAGGTAGCTTTTGAACCAGCTCACGAGCAGCATGTAGATCAGGATGCAGACGGCGGCGAAGGCCAGGCCGAGGTCGCGGAAGACCTCGAGGGTCACGTGCCACTCGCCGTCCCACTTGATCGAGGGCTCGAGTTCGCTGTCGGGCTGGGTGAGGTGGTGGAGCGCGACCTCCGGGCGGGTGCCGCCGAATTCGCGGCCGTCAAGCTGCGCGATGGCGCGGTTCATGGCGAACAGCGCGTAGGCGGGGCTGGCGACGGCGCCGGCGACATCGCCGGTGACGTAGACCACGGGCCGCAGGTTTTTGCGGTAGAGGTTTCGTTCGCCGGGGGTGCGCTCGAGGGTGACCAGTTCGCCGAGGGGGATCAGCGGACGTTCGCCGGCACGGATGATCTCGTCGTGGTCCGAGCGGAGCTGGAGCGAGAGCAGGTCTTCGGGCCGGCTGCGTAGAGCGCGGGGTAGTTCGAGCACGAGATCGACATCCTCGCGGTCGAGGGGTTGGTGGAGCAGGTCGACCTTGGCGCCGGTCACGGCGGTCTGGATGGTGCGGGAGATGGTGGCGACGCTGATGCCGTGGAGGGCGGCCTTGGTGCGGTCCACGCGGAGGTGGATGGTGGGCTGCTGCTCCTCGACGTACCAGTCGATGTCCACGACGCCCTCGGTCTGCGCGAAGATGTCCTTCACGCGGCCGGCGAGGGCGAGGCGGGACGCCTCGGAAGGACCGTAGATCTCGGCGACGAGGGTCTGGAGCACGGGCGGTCCAGGGGGCACTTCGGCCACGGCAAGGGTGGCGCCGTGCTGGGCGGCGATGGCGGCGAGACGCGGGCGGATGCGCTCGGCGACGGCGTGGCTCTGGGCGGAACGCTCGTGCTTGGGGAGGAGGTTGACCTGGATGTCTGCGACGTTGGCGCCGCGGCGCATGAAGTAGTGGCGGACCAGGCCGTTGAAATTGAACGGGGAGGCGGTGCCGGCGTAGATCTGGTAGTCCCGGACCTCGGGCTCGGTGCGGAGGGCGGCGGCCAGCTCGCGGGCGACGCGGGTGGTTTCCTCGAGGGTGGAGCCCTCGGGCAGGTCGAGGATGACCTGAAACTCCGACTTGTTGTCGAAGGGCAGCATCTTGATCTTCACGAGGCCGGCGGGGACGAAGGCCATGGCGCCGAGCAGCAGGACCGCGACGAAGCCGAGGAAGGACCAGCGCCACCGGCTGCGGGCGATCATCGGGTCCATGATGCGGTGGTACAGCCGGGTGAAGAACGTGTCCGGCGCCTGATCGTGCAAGACAGCGGCGTGGTCGGGCGTGACCGGCGGGGCGTGCCGGCCGAGCACCCGGAGGGCGGCCCAGGGGGTGACAGTGAATGCCACCACGAGGGAAAAGAGCATGGCGGCGCTGGCGCCGATCGGGATCGGGCGCATGTAGGGGCCCATGAGACCGCCGACGAAGGCCATGGGGAGAACGGCGGCGATGACGGCCCAGGTGGCGAGCACGGTCGGGTTGCCGACCTCGCTGACGGCCTCGACGGCGATCTGGTGGAGGGACTTGCCGCAGGCGGAGGGCAGGCGCTGGTGGCGGACGATGTTCTCGACCACGACGATCGCGTCGTCCACAAGGATGCCGATGGAGAAGATCAGCGCGAAGAGCGTGATGCGGTTCAGGGTGTAGCCGTAGAGGTAGAAGACCAGGAGCGTGAGCCCGAGGGTCACGGGGATGGCGAGCAGCACGACGAGCGACTCGCGCCAGCCAAGGAAGAAGAGGATGAGCAGGGCGACGCCGAACACGGCGATGCCCATGTGGAGCAGGAGCTCGTTGGACTTCTCGCTGGCGGTCTCGCCGTAGTTGCGCGTGAAGGTGACGGCGACGTCGGCGGGCAGGAGCACGCCCTGCAATCGGGCGACCGTGGCCTCGACGGCGCGGACGACGGTGACGGCGTTGGCGCCGGGGCGCTTGGCGATGCTGAGGGTGACGGCGGCTTCCTCGGAAGCTTCGATCGCGGATCCCTGATTTTCGATGGCCGACGCATGCGTGCCGCGGCCGAAGAGGACGTAATCGGCGGGCTCGGAGGGGCCGTCGACGATCGTCGCGACGTCGCGGAGAAAGATCGGGCGGGACTGCCAGGTGCCAAGCACGAGGTTGGCCACGTCGGCGGCGTCGTGGAAGTATGCGCCGGTCTCAATGAGGAGGGCGCGATTGGCGGAGGGGAGGGCGCCGTCCTGACTGCGGGCGTTCGCGGCGCGGAGGGCGGCGGCGAGGTCGTCGAGGGTGAGCTGGCGCGAGGCGAGCTTCACCGGGTCGACCTGCACGCGGAGCTGGCGGCGCACGCCGCCGATGAGGGTGGTCTCGGCGACCTCGGGCAGGGCCTTGATGGCGTCGTCCAGCTGGGCGGCGAGCCGGCGCAGGGTGAGGTGGTCGTGGGTGGTGCTGTGCAGCGTGACGGCGGCGACGGGAACGTCATCGATCGTGCGGGGCTTGATCAACGGGGCGCTGACCCCGGGCGGGATGCGGTCGGTGTTGGCCTGCAGTTTCTGGTTCAGCCGGACGAGGCTTTGCTCCAGGTCGGAGCCGACCTGGAAGCGAACGATGACGAGGGAGCGACCGGGACTGGAGGTGGAGTAGAGGTACTCGACGCCGGGAATCTCCCAGAGGAGCTTTTCCATGGGGCGGGTAACGCGGTTCTCGACCTCGTGAGCGGTGGCACCGGGCATGGCGACGATGACGTCCACCATCGGCACCTTGATCTGCGGTTCCTCCTCGCGCGGCAGCATGAACACGGCGAACACGCCGAGGAGCAGCGAGGCGATGACGGCGAGCGGGGTGAGGCGCGAATCGGTGAACGCCTCGGCCAGCCGGCCGGCGAAGCCGTGGGGTGGCGGGGAAACGGGCGCGCTCATGACTGCGGGGTGACGCGTTGGCCGTCGCGCAGGGCGGCGGGCGGGGTCAGTACGATCTGCTCGCCGGCGTTGAGGCCGGAGAGGATCTCGAGACGGTCGCCGATGGTGCGGCCGCTCTTAACGAGCCGCAGGACGGCGCGGCCCTCGGTGACCACGAAGACCCGCTCCATCTGGCCGAAGCGGGTGAGGGCGGTCGCGGGGATGAACAGGGAGTCGCTGGCGCCGGCGGTCACCTGCAGGCGGGCGAACTGCCCGGAGCGGGCGGAGCCAGCGGGCAGGGCGACCTTTACCAGTACAGAGCGGCTGAGGGCGTCGGCAGCGGTGGAGAGTTCCTCGATGCGCCCCGCGACGGGGGCGGCCCCATCCTGGACCACGACGGGGAGGGAGTCGCCAATGCGGAGAGTGGCGGCGGCCTGTTCGGGCACGGCGCCCTCGGCGCGGAGACGGGCGGTGGATTCCAGGGTGAGCAGGGGTAGGCCCGGGGTGGCGAGATCGCCCGGGAGGACGGTTTTCTCGGTGACAACTCCGGCGAAAGGCGCGCGGATGCTGGCGTGGGCGAGCATGGCCTCGGCCTCGGCGAGGCCGGCCTGGGCGAAGCGGAGGCGGTCCTCGGCGTCGCGGAGCGAGTCGGGGGCATTGACGCCCTTGGCCACGAGGGTGCGTTCACGCTCGGTGGCGCGGGCGGCCTCGGCGAGGGAGGCCTGGGCCTGGCGGACGCGGGCCTCGGTCTCGGGCACGGCAAGGGTGACGAGGACGTCGCCGGCCGGGACGGCCTGGCCAAGGCCCCAGGGCAGGGTGGCGATGGTGCCGGTGAGCTTGGCGGAGATCACGGCGCGCTCCACCGGGCGGATGGTCGCGGGCATCTCGATGAGGGCCGGCCGGTTCTCGCGGACGACGACGGCGGTGGTGACCGCCAGGGATCCGGCCTCCGGCGGGGCGGAAACCTGGGTTTGGCGAGTGCAGGCGGTGACCAAAACAGCCGCCAAAGACAGAAGGAAGGGGGAGGGGCGCATGGGCGGGGATCAGGAGCGGCGGCCGCCCCAGTGGATGACATCCTGGTCGTCGACCCAGCCGAGCTTACGCAGAAGCAGGGTGGGCGGGCAGAAGCCG is from Lacunisphaera limnophila and encodes:
- a CDS encoding rhodanese-like domain-containing protein, coding for MKKLLPLIAMLSLFSSIFGAEVSTLTPAEAARLVAEGKAVLIDVREPSEWADTGVAAPAVLLPKSEFDEGQIGDWKAFLAQVGDKQIITYCRSGKRSGVVAQALAAQGHKVANAGGFKGWQEAGLPVRKVTEPAK
- a CDS encoding class I SAM-dependent methyltransferase, with protein sequence MKPNYDASFWDQRYGAATGYLYGTSPNEFLAAVADRIPPGPVLCLAEGEGRNAVHLARRGHAVTAVDQSATGLAKAAALAEKNAVPLTTIVADLADFPLSPGTWAGIVAIFMHLPPALRATVLARAVVGLLPGGMFVLECYSPAQLAFHTGGPREVTLLPTLATLRGELPGLEFLHGDELERDIIEGDGHTGRGAVVQVLARRPA
- a CDS encoding permease, translated to MWTWAEWTADRAVALTGLDAARGAGAALHFFVYDLQKIVALILVVAFIMALVRGALPLERIRAWLERPGGRFLGYPAAAAFGALTPFCSCSSVPVFLGFIQARFPIGVAFAFLITSPIVNEIAVALLGATFGWKFAFTYAGVGIALGIFGGLALTFMRAERWLTPAALAPVATDEDDLPPSGWRARLRDAAATSLRILRRILPWLLASLALGAGLHGFVPAGFFERLFAGTGAWTVPLASLAGLPLYLSANATVPLLDAFVAKGVPLGTALAFLLSAVGVSLPELIMLRSVMSVRLLLVFSAIVLVGTTLVGWIFNALS
- a CDS encoding YgaP family membrane protein — protein: MKPNVGGIDRILRILAGIAILGAGFYFKSWLGLIGIVPILTGIFRFCPAYLPFGLSSCKLKDE
- a CDS encoding rhodanese-like domain-containing protein yields the protein MNLPVLFLILAGAFVAWTFWRARPEILPEALHAALKAGTAVLVDVREPAEWTAGTAKQAALLPLSDLRGPRSQWRTFLEKNRDKELLLYCQSGARSAVASALLRREGFTARNAGSLASLDRAGWPVCRPRT
- a CDS encoding efflux RND transporter permease subunit — translated: MSAPVSPPPHGFAGRLAEAFTDSRLTPLAVIASLLLGVFAVFMLPREEEPQIKVPMVDVIVAMPGATAHEVENRVTRPMEKLLWEIPGVEYLYSTSSPGRSLVIVRFQVGSDLEQSLVRLNQKLQANTDRIPPGVSAPLIKPRTIDDVPVAAVTLHSTTHDHLTLRRLAAQLDDAIKALPEVAETTLIGGVRRQLRVQVDPVKLASRQLTLDDLAAALRAANARSQDGALPSANRALLIETGAYFHDAADVANLVLGTWQSRPIFLRDVATIVDGPSEPADYVLFGRGTHASAIENQGSAIEASEEAAVTLSIAKRPGANAVTVVRAVEATVARLQGVLLPADVAVTFTRNYGETASEKSNELLLHMGIAVFGVALLILFFLGWRESLVVLLAIPVTLGLTLLVFYLYGYTLNRITLFALIFSIGILVDDAIVVVENIVRHQRLPSACGKSLHQIAVEAVSEVGNPTVLATWAVIAAVLPMAFVGGLMGPYMRPIPIGASAAMLFSLVVAFTVTPWAALRVLGRHAPPVTPDHAAVLHDQAPDTFFTRLYHRIMDPMIARSRWRWSFLGFVAVLLLGAMAFVPAGLVKIKMLPFDNKSEFQVILDLPEGSTLEETTRVARELAAALRTEPEVRDYQIYAGTASPFNFNGLVRHYFMRRGANVADIQVNLLPKHERSAQSHAVAERIRPRLAAIAAQHGATLAVAEVPPGPPVLQTLVAEIYGPSEASRLALAGRVKDIFAQTEGVVDIDWYVEEQQPTIHLRVDRTKAALHGISVATISRTIQTAVTGAKVDLLHQPLDREDVDLVLELPRALRSRPEDLLSLQLRSDHDEIIRAGERPLIPLGELVTLERTPGERNLYRKNLRPVVYVTGDVAGAVASPAYALFAMNRAIAQLDGREFGGTRPEVALHHLTQPDSELEPSIKWDGEWHVTLEVFRDLGLAFAAVCILIYMLLVSWFKSYLTPFLIMIVIPLSLIGILPAHAAMGAFFTATSMIGFMAGAGIVVRNSIILVDFIELRRAQGLPLAEAVVEAGAVRFRPMLLTALAVIVGASVILADPIFQGLALSLMAGEVASLLISRFAVPVLYYMMNIRHDPPAGAAPAECPVPSP
- a CDS encoding efflux RND transporter periplasmic adaptor subunit; its protein translation is MRPSPFLLSLAAVLVTACTRQTQVSAPPEAGSLAVTTAVVVRENRPALIEMPATIRPVERAVISAKLTGTIATLPWGLGQAVPAGDVLVTLAVPETEARVRQAQASLAEAARATERERTLVAKGVNAPDSLRDAEDRLRFAQAGLAEAEAMLAHASIRAPFAGVVTEKTVLPGDLATPGLPLLTLESTARLRAEGAVPEQAAATLRIGDSLPVVVQDGAAPVAGRIEELSTAADALSRSVLVKVALPAGSARSGQFARLQVTAGASDSLFIPATALTRFGQMERVFVVTEGRAVLRLVKSGRTIGDRLEILSGLNAGEQIVLTPPAALRDGQRVTPQS